Genomic DNA from uncultured Methanospirillum sp.:
TTTTGCTCATCAACTTATGCCATCCCTGGATAACGGCCTTGTTTTCAGGGCGGTGATATCTCTCTGTTGTCTCCCCGATGATATCTGCATACGCCTCTGTTGGGCAGGATACCGGGACAGGTATATCCTTGTCAGTGGTTCCGCATCTCCTACTCGTACACTGAGCACAGTTCGGATTTTTTGTATCCATTTTTACCTCCTGTCCCTATTTTCTCTGGTAGTTACTTATACTGTGCAGGTAATACAAACTAACATAGGTCATTAAAAATAACTATTGTGGTATTTCTTATGAAATCTGATAAAAAATCCAAATGTCTCATAGAACTCTTCATCGAGGTTCTGGGCAGCAGATGGAATATTCTGATCATCTGGCATCTTCGGGGTGATGCACTCCGGTTCACTGATCTAAAGAAGAAGATGCACGGGGTGAATTCGAATACGCTCACAGCCCATCTCCGTGAACTTGAGGAACTGAAGATCGTATCCCGGGTTGTATTCCCGGAGGTTCCTCCCCGTGTTGAGTACTCGCTGACCGAACATGGAATGGCCCTGTTCCCGGTATTTGATACACTTAAGGTGTGGGGATTAGGGTATCTTGAGTCAGAGGGGATGACGATGGATATATGTTAAATAATTTTATTAAATAATTATTCTACTGAGAATCCTTAGTGACGCTTCAGTCCCCATGTTCCTGTGGACCGGGGAAAATTCAGGGCATCCTTCCCAGTTCAACCCTGAAGTACTGGTGTAGATACATTTGTCAACGTTGTGTCCTTCTCGTTCTGAATGGCCCCCTCCTCCTCAAACATCTCAAAGAATCCATTTTCCCCTCTCCATGCAATACACTGTTCGCGGTATCATAGACCGATCTCATTCTGCTGTTGAGATAAACCTTGTACTGGTTATGTGAATGGAATCGTATTCGGAAGAGTATGACCTTTCAGAAAATGATTTTTTATATCAGAAGGAATGAGAATATGAGATCGTGTGTGTTATCTTTATATGGAGGAAGAACGCTGAATCATATATTATTGGATTTATCCTACAGACAGTGTCTCAATAATAGTAGATGCTGCATGTAGTATTTGAACTGGTTGAAGGATTTATATGAATTTGCGTATTTTTGCATTGGTATTATTGGTCTGTTGTTGCTTCTCTGTCGTCATCCCTGCATATGCGTTATCCCCTCAATTGATTGCGTCGGACCTTGTCACACAGGTTATTCCTGATATTCCGGGGTTCTCTTTATCTTCTGTACGTAGTGATGTAATCCTGAAAGGTATTGTTGGGGGAACAGTGGTTGGTCTCACTAGCGTGTCTGAAAATAATACAACTGTAGCAGGAGTCGCTTCAGAGAATACAACCGTCGATTCTGTGCTATTCACCGCATCAGACACGTCCCTCATATCTCGTCAGAGTATAAATGGCAAACTTGTTGATCAGCGAATAATCGGTCCGGGTCTGCCTCCGAAAGGGTGGGTTTCTTCATTAAACCTTGCAAGTGCCACTAATGTCTCAGTACAGGGACTTTCCTCATCAGATGTCCCAGCGATGCGATGGTCATATGGGTGTTCGGCAACATCTGCGACCATGTTATTCGGGTATTATGACAGGGCAGGGTACGCGAATATGTATACCGGCCCGACTAATGGTGGTGTTTTTCCTCTGACTAATTCGGTCTGGGGCTCATCATCAGAAGGAAATGGGCAATGTCCTCTCAGTGCTTCACAGAATGGGCTTGATGGCAGGACTACGAGAGGGCATAAAGATGATTATTACTATGCATATGGTTCTAGTACCGATCCCTATTATGACTCCTGGACAGAGCATACTCCCCTTGACTGTATTGGAGATTATATGGGGACAAACATGTACAAAAAGTATGGAAACAGTGATGGGAGCACCACATTCTGGTATTATTCGGATGGATCACCAACATACGACTTTACCTATTACGATAGTACTAGTCGTGATGGGATGCATGGCATGAGACTGTTTGCAGAATCCCGTGGTTATGGTGTTGCTACAAATTATAATCAGTATATTGATTCTGCGGGGTTAACTTATGGATTCACATATGCTCAATACAAGGCAGAGATTGATGCCGGATATCCTGTTCTCATCCAGGTAAACGGACATACCATGCTCGGCATAGGATACTCCGGGACAAATCAGGTTATTGTTCATGACACCTGGGATTATTCAGATCATACTATGACCTGGGGGGGGTATTACTCCGGGATGAAGCACTATGGTGTCGGGGTCATTCACCTCAATCCACCCCCTGTTGTTCTGGCAGCAAAATTCTATGGTGTTCCTGGTGTGAGTGTACTACCGCTCACTATCCAGTTTCATGATGCATCGACAGGAAGTCCTACATCCTGGTTCTGGAATTTTGGTGATGGTACGAACTCTTCAGTACAGAATCCATCCCATCAGTATAATAATTCAGGAACATATACGGTCAATCTGACTGTGTCATCATAATCTCCGAATTTTTTTTCAGGCAGTTACTGCGAAATGATTCGAGAATCAGTTGAGAAAGATAGCGGTCTGGCTCAATGTTGTTTGTGGGTAAGATCATTTATGTGAATCACCATCGGTTGAGATTTTAAAAAGCTAAACCCAAAGTACTTATGATAGATCACGATAATCTTTCTCATGGCATTGTGGTAAAATTAGTTTTATGATCATCTTCATCGATAGATTTCAAATTAACTCTATATATTTACCTGTAATGGATTATGGACTGAATATACCGCGAACTTTCTGATGTGATTGCATGTATTATGCCCACACAACTGAAAATACTGATAAACACGACTGGCAACTACTGAAAGATCATCTCATCCAGGTTGCAGATCTAGCATCTTCTTTTGCATCCGACTTTTCAGCAGAAGATATTGCATATGCCTGTGGAACCCTTCATGATATTGGAAAATATTCTGATAAATTTCAGAAACGTCTTGAAGGATCTTCAATACGTGTGGATCATTCAACCGCAGGAGCACGTGAAGCAGGAGTTGTCTATGATAAGGCAATAAGCAGGATAATGGCTTATATTATCGCCGGTCACCACACCGGGCTGCATAATTTTGGAAGTGCACAGAGTGGCCTTCAGGAGCGCCTATTGCATTCTGTGATTGAAGATTATTCTTGTTATAAACAGGAGATTACTCCTAATGCTCTGACGACCAGATACCTTCCCATCCGTCCTATATCAAATCGGATGGGCTTTTCTATATCATTTTTTATCAGGATGCTATATTCATGTCTGGTTGATGCAGATTCTTTGGATACTGAATCTTTTTCAAAACCAGACTCTTCTCATATCAGGACAAATTGTGATTCTTTCACTATTCTTTCAGACCTGTTTTCACAATATGATGCCTCTATGACTGGTGACTCAAAGAAGACAGTAATAAATCAATATCGGAAGATGATTCGTGATCAGTGTTTGGAGGGGGCGGTGTTATCCCCTGGGTTCTTTTCTCTCACTGTTCCTACCGGTGGGGGGAAGACCCTTTCATCAATGGCTTTTGCTCTAAAACATTTAGAAAAGAACAATTTGAAACGGATCTTTTATGTAATCCCATATACCAGCATTATTGAACAGAATGCACAAATTTTTAAGAATATTTTTGGTGAGAAAAATGTTCTTGAACATCATAGCAACTTTAGTCCCTCTCGTGAAGACGATGATGATTTTGAGGTGAAGAATCGCTGGTATAAGATGATCACCGAGAACTGGGATATTCCCATTACTGTGACTACGAATGTTCAGTTTTTTGAATCTCTTTTTGCCAACAAGAGATCCCGCTGTAGGAAACTGCACAATCTCTCAAAGAGTATAATTATTCTTGATGAGGCACAGATGCTGCCTACTGAGTATCTGAAGCCATCTCTTCAGGCTTTGTCTGAATTGGTGACAAATTATGGTTCTACAATTGTTTTATGCACTGCGACCCAGCCAAAGATTGGTGAGTTACTAGATAAAAATCTGAAAGTTACCGAAATTATGGAATCACCTGGTGAGTTGTATGACCATTTTAAACGGGTTCATATAAACCATCTGGGAGAACTCTCTGATCAAGAACTAACACCAAGACTGGAACAGTGTTCACAGGTTCTATGTATTGTCAATACCAGAAAACACGCTCAATTACTGTTTGACTCTTTTTCAGATAAGGATCCAGTTTTCCACCTTAGTGCCAAGATGTGTCCGGTTCACCGGAGTGAAATACTTAAAAAGATACGAACAAGGCTTGCAGAAGGTAAAAAGTGCCGGGTTATTTCTACACAACTGATAGAAGCCGGTGTTGATGTTGATTTTCCTGTTGTGTATCGTGCTATGGCCGGTGTTGATTCAATTGCTCAGGCAGCAGGAAGATGTAACCGTGAGGGAAAACTTCCAACAGGAGAAGTATTTCTTTTTAATTCAACAGAAAAACATGGAAAACCCACGAGTTGGCAGAAAAAGTTAGCTGAGATCGGAGGGATGGTGCTCGAATCTTATGATGATCCACTCTCTCTTCCTGCTATTGAAGAATATTTTGGGAAACTATACTTTTATGAAGGAGATGATGGGCTTGATCAAAAGGGTATTCTCGCTTTACTAGAAGAAA
This window encodes:
- a CDS encoding PKD domain-containing protein, translated to MNLRIFALVLLVCCCFSVVIPAYALSPQLIASDLVTQVIPDIPGFSLSSVRSDVILKGIVGGTVVGLTSVSENNTTVAGVASENTTVDSVLFTASDTSLISRQSINGKLVDQRIIGPGLPPKGWVSSLNLASATNVSVQGLSSSDVPAMRWSYGCSATSATMLFGYYDRAGYANMYTGPTNGGVFPLTNSVWGSSSEGNGQCPLSASQNGLDGRTTRGHKDDYYYAYGSSTDPYYDSWTEHTPLDCIGDYMGTNMYKKYGNSDGSTTFWYYSDGSPTYDFTYYDSTSRDGMHGMRLFAESRGYGVATNYNQYIDSAGLTYGFTYAQYKAEIDAGYPVLIQVNGHTMLGIGYSGTNQVIVHDTWDYSDHTMTWGGYYSGMKHYGVGVIHLNPPPVVLAAKFYGVPGVSVLPLTIQFHDASTGSPTSWFWNFGDGTNSSVQNPSHQYNNSGTYTVNLTVSS
- the cas3 gene encoding CRISPR-associated helicase Cas3', translating into MYYAHTTENTDKHDWQLLKDHLIQVADLASSFASDFSAEDIAYACGTLHDIGKYSDKFQKRLEGSSIRVDHSTAGAREAGVVYDKAISRIMAYIIAGHHTGLHNFGSAQSGLQERLLHSVIEDYSCYKQEITPNALTTRYLPIRPISNRMGFSISFFIRMLYSCLVDADSLDTESFSKPDSSHIRTNCDSFTILSDLFSQYDASMTGDSKKTVINQYRKMIRDQCLEGAVLSPGFFSLTVPTGGGKTLSSMAFALKHLEKNNLKRIFYVIPYTSIIEQNAQIFKNIFGEKNVLEHHSNFSPSREDDDDFEVKNRWYKMITENWDIPITVTTNVQFFESLFANKRSRCRKLHNLSKSIIILDEAQMLPTEYLKPSLQALSELVTNYGSTIVLCTATQPKIGELLDKNLKVTEIMESPGELYDHFKRVHINHLGELSDQELTPRLEQCSQVLCIVNTRKHAQLLFDSFSDKDPVFHLSAKMCPVHRSEILKKIRTRLAEGKKCRVISTQLIEAGVDVDFPVVYRAMAGVDSIAQAAGRCNREGKLPTGEVFLFNSTEKHGKPTSWQKKLAEIGGMVLESYDDPLSLPAIEEYFGKLYFYEGDDGLDQKGILALLEENTKDLAFPFEDVSDAFQLIEENTKDVIIPFDKTAEDAIKKMRETGFPGENARKLQGYTVRVYTPEYRELEENGSIETLGERFHILVNPRLYSEKTGLVRVSGDDVFGGLLIS
- a CDS encoding helix-turn-helix domain-containing protein, whose protein sequence is MKSDKKSKCLIELFIEVLGSRWNILIIWHLRGDALRFTDLKKKMHGVNSNTLTAHLRELEELKIVSRVVFPEVPPRVEYSLTEHGMALFPVFDTLKVWGLGYLESEGMTMDIC